The region ACTTTATGGATATGTTTGTTCACTAAACTTCAGTATGAAAAAAGCCTCCATGATGGAGGCTTTTTTATAGCTAGAACTTCCTTCTCCTTTTAGAAGGAGTTAGAGAGGTAAAAAGCTCCTCCCTTTTTTAAAGGGAGGTTGGGAGGGATTTTGATATATCAAATCCACCCCTTGCGCAGCAGTGCTGCTCACCTTTGTTAAAAGGGGGCTTTATTCCCTCTCCCAAAGAGAGAGGGAGTTCAATTCTTACCAATAATTCTCGACTGCAATATTTCCTTCACCACGGCGGTTCATGGTCAAACCACGTGCTTTTAATGCTTCTTTGGTATCTTCCACCATATCCGGGTTACCGCAGAGCATGACATGGCTGGTTTCAGGATTAAGCTGTATACCTGCGGCCTTTTCCAGTTCACCATTTGCAATCAGAATCGGTAGACGGTCATGCAGTGCCGCTTCAGGATCACGGGTAATAATTGGAATAAATTTAAAGCCGCTATGTCCTTCACCAAAGCTTTCTGCAATTTCCTGAATACGTTCCACATAGGCCAGTTCAGCTTGCGTGCGCACGCTATAAACCAGATTAATTTGCTTATAGTTATTCCAGGTTTCAAAGTCTTGCAGCATAGATAGGAATGGCGCCAAGCCTGTGCCTGTTCCCAGTAACCATAAATCTTGTGGTAATGGTAACTGGTAACGTGCCAGGGTCAGATAGCCATAAGGAATTTTTTCCAGATGGAGTTCATCACCTACTTTAAGGTATTGTAAATTCGAGGTAAATTTACCTTCAGGCACGACAATTGAGAAAAATTCCAGAGTTTCATCGAAAGGCGATGACACCACCGAATATGCCCGAACGACCAGCTCATCTCCTACCTTCAAGCCAATACGCGCAAACTGTCCTGCGGTAAACTTGAAATGTGCAGGTCTGGTCATGGTGAAACTAAACAGCGTATTGGTCCAACGGTGTACAGATAAAACCTTTTCTAGGCTAAATTTTTCAATAGACATGATTCAAACGTGGCATCAAAGACTATGCTCATGGTAGCATGACAGCATAATTTATTAATATTTTTTAAATGTTAAGGCTCTATTCATGCGCATGACTCTACGCCAGTTGGCTGTTTTTGTAGCAGTTGCTCAAGAAGGTACCGTCACCAAAGCCAGTGATGCAGTCAAACTCACCCAAAGTGCGGCGAGTATGGCTTTAGCAGATTTAGAAGATGGTCTTGGTGCGCCTTTATTCGACCGTCTGGGCAAGCGTTTACAGCTCAATGACTTAGGTCGTTTTCTTCTCCCGCAAGCGCTTGAAATTCTTGGTCGCTGTGATGCTTTTGAACAGGCAGCCAAAGGTGAATTGCAAAGTATTGACCTGCGTCTCGGTGCGACCCTAACTATTTCTGACTATCTGATGCCGGACCTGATGGCGGATTTTCTGAAAATCCAGCCACAGGCACACTTGCAACTTCAGGTGGGTAATACCCGCCAGATGATTGAAGCTGTGAACCAGTTCCAGCTGGATCTTGCGCTGATTGAAGGTTCCTGTCACTTGCCACAGCTGCAATGTATCCACTGGCGTGATGATGAACTCGCAGTCTGCTGTGCTCCAGATCATCCACTTGCTCAGTTAAACCGTCCACTGACTGCAGAAGACTTCAAAACTGTAGAGTGGATTCTGCGTGAAGAAGGTTCAGGAACGCGTGAAGTTTTTGACAATGCCATTCTACAAGATGTTCCAGATGCCAATATCCGTCTAACACTCGGTCATAACGAGGCAATCCTGAAGATTGTTGCGGGTGGCTTAGGTATGTCATGTATTTCTAAACTGGCAATTGAACCATTGCGTGAGAAAGGCCAGTTAGTGGTCCTTAATACACCATTCTGGTCCCTGACCCGTCCATTGTTTATGCTGGTACATCGTCAAAAGTACCAAGGGCCAGGTTTAAAAGCTTTTATGAAATTCTGTGAAGCCTAAATTTCTGTTTAAATACAAAAGCGCCTAAAGGCGCTTTTTTATTACCAGCGGGAATCATTTTCACATGGGATACCATCACCATCCCCATCCATTTTAGTATTTGGACAGTTTTGCACAAAGTATAAAGCCTCTTCATATGACCCCATTTGACTACAATGCTGTCGTCCATCACAGCTAAAGTTCTGCTGTACGTGTGGTTCTTCAACTATACGCTGTACTTCTACTGTCGGTGCTTTACTACTTTGCCAGTCCTGATATTTGTTATAGACCGCATAGGCTAAGCCAAGAATAATCAAAATTCCTATGTAGCTTGTGAAGTTGTTTTTCTTCTCTTGAGTATGTTGACGCTGACGACTAACACGTGGCTTATTTTGTAGTGCTCGGGATTGTGGCGTATGTCGAGGGGTTTCTGTTTTAAGATCCAAACGTACAATATTGTCCGCTTTAAACTTGTCTCCATCCTGCACTTTACGGAATTTTAAACTTTCCCCAACTTTTGGTGGTACATTTTTATTTGGAAAGTCTTTAATATGAAAGAATAAGTCCTTTGACTCTCCTACGATTTCAATAAAACCAAAACCTCGTTCTTCGTTATAGGTCTTGATCTTCCCCTCTAAAAACATAATTCACTCTATTGTTTGATATTTTTAGTAATTGTATTCAAAAAATGATGAAAATCCTAAAAATAAAAAAGCACCTCAAGGCGCTTTTTTATTGATTCTGCATTTAGTCTTTTTTTATCCAACGAATATCATTTTCACAAGGGATTCCATTACCGTTGTTATCCAGTCTCGCCCCACGGCAATGTTTTTGGAAATATAAAGCCTCTGAGTAGGTTCGCATTTCATGACAAAATTTTCGTTCATCACATTTGAACTTTCCACTACTCGCAGGTTGTAAACCGTTTAATTTATCAATCCCTGCAGTTACTGTTGCAGAACGTTCTCTCACTGTACCATAAACCTTAGCATCCAAATTCCGTCTAGCCTCTTCGGATAAACCCGGTTCAGCAATCTCACCTAATTCTGCCCTTTGCTGTTCGATCGCTTGTTGTTGCACTAACTGGAATTGCTGGGTTTTATTCTGTTGAAATTCTTGGAAGGTACTGCTTATCGCATATACAAGTAAGGCCAAGCTCAAAACACATATAGCAATCGCACCCATCCAAATTTGCTTACGCTTGGATTTTGGCTGTTCCAGATACAGCATAGATAAGTGATGCTGAATCGCTTTTAACTTTGCTTTATAGCCTGGAGTTACCTGAATCTCAGGACGAGTAATATCACTTGCAAACAAATTCCCATCTTTATCATTTAAAGTGAAACTGAGCTTTTCACCTACATTTGGCAGAATATAACCTAGAGGAAGATCAATCTGACGATACAGAATTTCAGGATAGCCTTCGGTATAGATATATCCGCGGCGCTGGTGCGCGTTAAAACTGATAATTTCCCCATTTAATTGCATAAGCTACTCTATTATTTCTTGTTTTGCTTATTGTAATAAAAAAGAGGCCCTAAAGCCCCTTTTCAGTTTAGATCGAAAATAAAAAATTAACGTTTTAAGTTAGATAATAATTCTGAAGTGATTGAGGTATTTACAGCGACAGCCTTGGCTTTTTTCGCTTTCTTGGATTTATCTTCAACACGTTCAATTTTAATGGCTTTGTACTTATCGCCATTTTTGACCACGTTAAATTTTACCCGATCATGACGTTTTGGTTCTTGGCCATCTGCTGGAAAATCCGAAATATGGAAAAATACATCTCCTTCAGCACAACCAATAAAACCAAAGCCTTTTTCAGAATTATATTGTTTTACCTTACCTAGATATTGTTCGTTGCTCATCTGCTTACCCTAAATCTTACAGCTATAGATCAGTATATAAAAAAGAGGCTATAAAAGCCCCTTTCCTGTTCATCTTCAAAAATTAATCTTTTTGAACTGAACCAAAAATCTTGTCACCCGCATCGCCAAGACCCGGAACGATATAACCATGTTCGTTCAAGCCATTATCAACCGCAGCCGTGAAGATCACTACATCTGGATGTGCTTCTTCAACACGTTTAATGCCTTCAGGTGCAGCTACCAGGACCATCACACGAATGTCTTTACAGCCACTTGCTTTCAATACATCAATCGCAGCCACCAAAGAAGAACCTGTAGCCAGCATTGGATCGATAATCATCGCAATACGGTTTTGTACGTCTGGTACCAGTTTTTTATAGTAAGTACGTGCTTCTAAAGTTTCTTCATCACGCTCAAGACCTAATACAGATACTTTAGCGCTAGGAATCAGGTTCAGGAAGCCATCCAGCATACCAATACCGGCACGCAGAATTGGCACTACTGTAATTTTCTTACCAGCAATACGCTCTACAGTGACTGAGCCGTTCCAACCATCAATTTCATGTTCAACAACAGGAAGATCTTTAGTCGCTTCATAAGTCAAAAGCATGGTTACTTCTTGAGCCAGCTCACGGAAGTTCTTGGTACTGATGTTTGCACGACGAAGTAAACCGAGCTTATGTCGGATTAAAGGATGACGGATTTCATGGATTGCCACGGGAGAACACCTAAAAGGTTGAAAATAAATTGCTGCTTATTATAAAGCGATTTTTGTTTTTATATAAATAAAAAAGCCCCCTATGAAGGAGGCTTTTTTTGTAATAACGTTCTAATCTTTCGATTGATTAGTTATAACCACTTTGAACCAAAGTGAAAATAAACTGCTGAAGCTCAGGTGAGATTGCAAAGAAAGCAAACTTAGAGAATGCAATCATTGGATCTGGGTAAACACCTAGAATCAGTACCAGTGCAGCCACTGCCAACACCATGATACCACCCACTTTTTGACCCCAGTGATTTACAGCGTCAAGACGAGGGGTTTCTGGCGGAGTCATATACATTACTACCATTACACGCAGGTAGTAGTACAGACCAATACCTGAACCAATGATCACCATGGCAGCAAGGAACCAAGACTCGCCCGCTACCGCAGTTTTCACCACCAGGAACTTACCGATAAAGCCCGCTGTTAATGGAATACCCGCTAGAGACAACATCATCACAGTTAATACAGCAGTCAATACTGGACGGCGCCAGAACAGACCACGGTACTCAGCCAGACTACCTGCTTCATCCGTGTTGTTATACGGACTAGACATCAGGGTTACCACACCGAATGCACCGATTGTAGTCAACACATAAGTGATGATATAAACGTTCACGCTTTCAAATGTTGCGAAGCCCTGGACTTGCAGGAAGTCAGAGTTACGTGCAGAAACGATGGCAACTAGTACATAACCGAAGTGAGCAATTGAAGAGTATGCAAGGATACGTTTCAAGTTCACCTGTTTCACTGCCAGCAAGTTACCAGCAAGAATAGAAAGCACTGCAAGGATCGTAATGATGGTTACGAAGCTGTCTGCCAGAATTAAACCTGAAGACAATACATAACGCACGAACAGACCCAACATTGCCACTTTTGCAACAGTCGCGAGGAAAGTTGCAACTGGTGATGGAGCACCTGCATATACGTCTGGTGTCCACTTGTGGAATGGTGCAAGCGATAATTTGAATGCCACAGCAAAGACAATTAACGCAAGACCGATGACCACAGCTGGCTGGCTAAATGCAGAGAACATTTTGCCTGGTTCAGCAGTGAAGTTCAGCGTACCTGTGAAAGCATAGATGTACGCCATACCCATCAGCAGCATTGCAGATGCAGTTGCTGACAATACAAGGTATTTCACACCCGCTTCAAGCGACTGAGAACGTTGATGTGTATACGCCAACAAGCCGTAAACCGGAATCGACATTAACTCAAGGCTGATGAAGAATGAAGCATAATGTGTGCTCGCAACCATCAACATTGCACCCGCAACCGAACACAACATCAAGATGTAGAGTTCTTCGCGGTTGTCTTTATAGCTATCAATATACGCATGTGACAATGTGCTACACGCAAGTGCAGCCACAATGATCACAAATTGGTACAGCATCGTAAACGGATCTACGATAAACAGGTTCATCACGTTGGCAGGTGCAAATTTACCCGCCAACAGGACGAAGATCATATATAACGCAGCCAGGTTTAAACCAATAACTGTCGTAGTCGCAACCAGGTTGTGGTTACGCTTAACTGCTGTCACCAGCATTGCAACGATCGCAGTCAATGCCACGATCATCACAGGTGCTAGGGGCATAAGCTCAGAAAAAGACATTGTGAAGTTCATGGCTTATTGGATCTCCACATTTTCAGCTGAAACGGCAGCTTGCTGCACAGCATCAACTGCTTCAGACACAGGAATGTAGCTATTTGCTAACCACGCCATGCTTGAGTTTGAAATATCAAGGAAGCTTTGTGGGTATAGACCAAGCCATACTAGACCAAGCGCACAGATCAACAGGATTACCACTTCACGCGCATTCAGATCTTTCAGCGGATTCGTGTAATGCTGTTTTTGCTCTTCGTTTGGCGTACCAAACAGTGCCTTGTGAATCATAATCAGACCGTACAGACCAGCAAATACCAGACTGATTGCAGCAAGAATGGTGTAAGTCGGATATTGACCGAATGAACCCATCAGGATCAGGAATTCACCGATGAAGTTACCCAGACCAGGAATACCAACCAATGCTGCTACGAAGAACATCAGGAAGAATGCCAGGTACGGGAACTGACCACGCATACCACCCATCAGACGCATATCACGTGTATGAACACGTTCGTACACCTGACCACACATAATGAACAATGCTGCAGATGACAGGCCGTGAGCCAGCATCATGATCATCAGACCCTGGAAGGTCAGTACATTACCTGCATAAAGTGCAAGTAAAACAAAGCCCATATGTGAAATAGAGGTGTAGGCCAACAGACGTTTCATATCTGTTTGCTGGAAAGCACACCATGCACCGTAGAAGATACCAATCAGACCAAGAATGATCGCAATGTCGGCAAACTGTGCAGAAGCTGCCGGGAAGAACGGCATAACGAAACGCAGCAAACCGTACGCAGCAGTTTTAATCAGGATACCTGCAAGGTCAACAGAACCCGCTGTTGGTGCTTGCGCATGTGCATCTGGTAACCAGCCAT is a window of Acinetobacter sp. ASP199 DNA encoding:
- a CDS encoding ferredoxin--NADP reductase yields the protein MSIEKFSLEKVLSVHRWTNTLFSFTMTRPAHFKFTAGQFARIGLKVGDELVVRAYSVVSSPFDETLEFFSIVVPEGKFTSNLQYLKVGDELHLEKIPYGYLTLARYQLPLPQDLWLLGTGTGLAPFLSMLQDFETWNNYKQINLVYSVRTQAELAYVERIQEIAESFGEGHSGFKFIPIITRDPEAALHDRLPILIANGELEKAAGIQLNPETSHVMLCGNPDMVEDTKEALKARGLTMNRRGEGNIAVENYW
- the gigC gene encoding LysR family transcriptional regulator GigC — protein: MRMTLRQLAVFVAVAQEGTVTKASDAVKLTQSAASMALADLEDGLGAPLFDRLGKRLQLNDLGRFLLPQALEILGRCDAFEQAAKGELQSIDLRLGATLTISDYLMPDLMADFLKIQPQAHLQLQVGNTRQMIEAVNQFQLDLALIEGSCHLPQLQCIHWRDDELAVCCAPDHPLAQLNRPLTAEDFKTVEWILREEGSGTREVFDNAILQDVPDANIRLTLGHNEAILKIVAGGLGMSCISKLAIEPLREKGQLVVLNTPFWSLTRPLFMLVHRQKYQGPGLKAFMKFCEA
- a CDS encoding cold shock domain-containing protein, giving the protein MFLEGKIKTYNEERGFGFIEIVGESKDLFFHIKDFPNKNVPPKVGESLKFRKVQDGDKFKADNIVRLDLKTETPRHTPQSRALQNKPRVSRQRQHTQEKKNNFTSYIGILIILGLAYAVYNKYQDWQSSKAPTVEVQRIVEEPHVQQNFSCDGRQHCSQMGSYEEALYFVQNCPNTKMDGDGDGIPCENDSRW
- a CDS encoding excalibur calcium-binding domain-containing protein encodes the protein MQLNGEIISFNAHQRRGYIYTEGYPEILYRQIDLPLGYILPNVGEKLSFTLNDKDGNLFASDITRPEIQVTPGYKAKLKAIQHHLSMLYLEQPKSKRKQIWMGAIAICVLSLALLVYAISSTFQEFQQNKTQQFQLVQQQAIEQQRAELGEIAEPGLSEEARRNLDAKVYGTVRERSATVTAGIDKLNGLQPASSGKFKCDERKFCHEMRTYSEALYFQKHCRGARLDNNGNGIPCENDIRWIKKD
- a CDS encoding cold shock domain-containing protein; the encoded protein is MSNEQYLGKVKQYNSEKGFGFIGCAEGDVFFHISDFPADGQEPKRHDRVKFNVVKNGDKYKAIKIERVEDKSKKAKKAKAVAVNTSITSELLSNLKR
- the upp gene encoding uracil phosphoribosyltransferase; this encodes MAIHEIRHPLIRHKLGLLRRANISTKNFRELAQEVTMLLTYEATKDLPVVEHEIDGWNGSVTVERIAGKKITVVPILRAGIGMLDGFLNLIPSAKVSVLGLERDEETLEARTYYKKLVPDVQNRIAMIIDPMLATGSSLVAAIDVLKASGCKDIRVMVLVAAPEGIKRVEEAHPDVVIFTAAVDNGLNEHGYIVPGLGDAGDKIFGSVQKD
- the nuoN gene encoding NADH-quinone oxidoreductase subunit NuoN, coding for MNFTMSFSELMPLAPVMIVALTAIVAMLVTAVKRNHNLVATTTVIGLNLAALYMIFVLLAGKFAPANVMNLFIVDPFTMLYQFVIIVAALACSTLSHAYIDSYKDNREELYILMLCSVAGAMLMVASTHYASFFISLELMSIPVYGLLAYTHQRSQSLEAGVKYLVLSATASAMLLMGMAYIYAFTGTLNFTAEPGKMFSAFSQPAVVIGLALIVFAVAFKLSLAPFHKWTPDVYAGAPSPVATFLATVAKVAMLGLFVRYVLSSGLILADSFVTIITILAVLSILAGNLLAVKQVNLKRILAYSSIAHFGYVLVAIVSARNSDFLQVQGFATFESVNVYIITYVLTTIGAFGVVTLMSSPYNNTDEAGSLAEYRGLFWRRPVLTAVLTVMMLSLAGIPLTAGFIGKFLVVKTAVAGESWFLAAMVIIGSGIGLYYYLRVMVVMYMTPPETPRLDAVNHWGQKVGGIMVLAVAALVLILGVYPDPMIAFSKFAFFAISPELQQFIFTLVQSGYN
- the nuoM gene encoding NADH-quinone oxidoreductase subunit M; this encodes MEAPNNMILPALILIPFIAGFVCWLVDKLDQSLPRYIALIGMLVTLVLTVVLWQNGTYVYELGGATPSWAAEFKLPWIQTLGINIHLAVDGLSLLMVGLTALLGVLAVGCSWGEIQKNVGFFHLNLLWSLGGVIGVFLAIDLFLFFFFWEMMLVPIYFLIALWGHKGAEGKSRVYAATKFFIYTQVAGLVMLIGILGLVVAGYSMTGEIRFDYNFLLGVANTLDTQVPALAYAFMICMFIGFAVKLPVFPLHGWLPDAHAQAPTAGSVDLAGILIKTAAYGLLRFVMPFFPAASAQFADIAIILGLIGIFYGAWCAFQQTDMKRLLAYTSISHMGFVLLALYAGNVLTFQGLMIMMLAHGLSSAALFIMCGQVYERVHTRDMRLMGGMRGQFPYLAFFLMFFVAALVGIPGLGNFIGEFLILMGSFGQYPTYTILAAISLVFAGLYGLIMIHKALFGTPNEEQKQHYTNPLKDLNAREVVILLICALGLVWLGLYPQSFLDISNSSMAWLANSYIPVSEAVDAVQQAAVSAENVEIQ